Proteins encoded by one window of Sphaerodactylus townsendi isolate TG3544 linkage group LG04, MPM_Stown_v2.3, whole genome shotgun sequence:
- the GJB2 gene encoding gap junction beta-2 protein, whose product MDWGSLQAILGGVNKHSTSIGKIWLTVLFIFRIMILVVAAEKVWGDEQQDFVCNTLQPGCKNVCYDEFFPISHIRLWALQLIFVSTPALLVAMHVAYRKHEKKRLCREKIDMENLKRQKFHIEGALWWTYTSSIFFRIVFESVFMYTFYFMYRGYKMPRLVKCDAWPCPNTVDCFISRPTEKTMFTIFMLSVSGICMLLNVVELSYLVLKFCMRKPKTIKSLPSH is encoded by the coding sequence ATGGACTGGGGATCGCTCCAAGCCATCCTAGGAGGCGTAAACAAACATTCCACAAGCATCGGGAAGATCTGGCTGACTGTCTTGTTCATTTTCCGCATCATGATTCTCGTGGTCGCTGCAGAAAAGGTCTGGGGAGATGAGCAACAAGATTTTGTTTGTAACACTCTGCAACCTGGATGCAAAAATGTCTGCTATGATGAGTTTTTCCCCATTTCTCACATTAGACTCTGGGCTCTGCAACTCATCTTTGTGTCCACTCCTGCCCTTTTGGTAGCCATGCACGTTGCTTACAGAAAGCATGAAAAGAAACGGCTGTGCAGAGAAAAGATTGACATGGAAAATCTGAAACGGCAAAAGTTTCATATCGAGGGTGCCCTGTGGTGGACGTAcaccagcagcattttctttagAATTGTCTTTGAATCTGTCTTCAtgtatacattttatttcatgtacCGAGGTTACAAAATGCCACGCTTAGTGAAATGTGATGCTTGGCCTTGTCCAAATACAGTAGATTGCTTTATTTCTCGACCCACTGAGAAAACAATGTTTACTATTTTCATGCTGTCTGTATCAGGTATCTGTATGCTCTTGAATGTGGTTGAGTTGTCTTACTTAGTGCTTAAGTTTTGCATGAGAAAACCGAAGACCATAAAATCTCTGCCCAGCCACTAG